From Carassius auratus strain Wakin chromosome 22, ASM336829v1, whole genome shotgun sequence, a single genomic window includes:
- the LOC113039672 gene encoding taste receptor type 1 member 1-like gives MLFSCIYILLVGFTNCFFFKMSWSASDFSLEGDYVLGGLFPLHEIEQETTLFSAETTECFRHISSKFGYHMLQVMRFAVEEINNSTTLLPNVSLGYDIFDYCSNIKNFNSALRFISNNGSIKPKEKLNNYKPKVIALTGPYGSTRTMTIAPLFTMDLIPMVNYGASTYPLSNKLQYPSFVRTIPSNKDLIEMIIHIIRWFGWNWVAFLGSQDDYSSDGLKLFNEYISNTGICLAYQERLSLNANYSLTLKKIDILNINVIVVFALPQYASKFIKAAIANNIQDKVWIASNAWSMNQQLPREPGIEKIGTIIGITERLLSLPGFNEFVYKARGTTDVGHNDAEGDVKSKTCNQVCHYCSLLTAEEIINENPSLSFAIYSAIYTIAHALHKVLQCDINECQKNTMAKPHMLLGEIKKLDFILNGRQVKYDDHFDPAISFAVVLWRTEVNPPQFQMVGIYEKHPEITFTIDNTLLTWHDNGSVPFSNCSVECKAGYSRQPGGFHSCCFTCKKCPPNTYVDSSRDHYTCFPCAEGEWSDEGSSTCQTRTIVYPQFTEILSIIVMVSAACLIILLIAIFCLFAYNYDTPVVKSAGGSMCFLMLTSLILSSISVFFFFGKPTFVFCLLRNVIFEYFFTVCISCLTVRSFQIISVFKMATQFPKVYSLWVKHNGQWLFIAFVSFMHLISCVIWMTVNPVKAIADSWTFKDQIMLICEMGSTISFTIVMFISWFIGFLCLLFSYMGRDLPKNYNEAKSITFSLILYYLTWIAYFTAYLSVKSKYIIILNAVAQVSSINGILFSYFIPKSYVIIFQPQKNTPAYFQTSIQTYTQTISRT, from the exons ATGCTTTTCAGTTGCATTTACATTTTGCTCGTGGGCTTTAccaattgtttctttttcaaaatgtcTTGGTCAGCATCAGACTTCAGCTTGGAGGGAGATTATGTATTGGGTGGCCTTTTCCCTTTACATGAAATTGAACAAGAAACAACCCTGTTTTCCGCAGAGACCACCGAATGTTTCAG GCACATTTCTTCAAAATTTGGCTATCACATGTTGCAAGTAATGAGGTTTGCTGTTGAGGAAATTAATAACTCCACCACTCTTCTGCCCAATGTTTCTCTGGGCTATGACATTTTTGACTATTGTTCTAATATAAAGAATTTCAATTCAGCCTTACGTTTCATCTCAAATAATGGCTCAATTAAAcctaaagaaaaactcaacaactATAAGCCTAAAGTGATTGCTTTAACAGGACCATATGGAAGCACAAGAACTATGACTATTGCACCTCTGTTCACAATGGACCTTATACCAATG gTTAATTATGGAGCTTCTACCTATCCATTAAGCAATAAACTCCAGTATCCTTCTTTTGTAAGAACAATTCCTAGCAACAAAGACCTGATAGAGATGATTATTCACATCATACGGTGGTTTGGATGGAACTGGGTTGCCTTTCTTGGTAGCCAAGACGATTACAGTTCAGATGGACTAAAGCTGTTTAATGAGTATATAAGCAATACTGGTATTTGTTTGGCCTATCAAGAGCGTCTAAGTCTAAATGCAAACTACAGTCTAACGCTTAAAAAGATTGATATCCTCAACATCAATGTCATTGTAGTTTTTGCTTTGCCACAATATGCAAGCAAATTTATCAAAGCAGCTATAGCAAACAACATCCAAGACAAAGTATGGATTGCAAGTAATGCATGGTCTATGAATCAACAGCTTCCAAGAGAGCCAGGAATTGAGAAAATTGGCACAATCATTGGCATTACAGAGAGACTGTTGTCATTGCCCGGATTTAATGAATTTGTCTATAAAGCCAGAGGAACAACTGATGTTGGCCATAATGATGCTGAGGGTGATGTCAAGAGTAAGACATGTAATCAAGTTTGTCATTACTGCTCATTGCTGACTGCAGAGGAGATTATAAATGAGAATCCCTCACTTTCCTTTGCCATCTATTCTGCCATATATACAATAGCTCATGCATTACATAAAGTACTGCAGTGTGACATCAATGAATGCCAGAAAAATACAATGGCTAAGCCACACATG CTTCTGGGAGAAATAAAGAAGTTGGATTTTATACTCAATGGCCGTCAGGTGAAATATGATGATCATTTTGATCCAGCTATCAGTTTTGCAGTTGTGCTTTGGCGCACTGAAGTGAATCCTCCACAGTTTCAGATGGTGGGCATATATGAGAAACATCCAGAAATTACTTTTACTATTGATAACACTCTCCTTACCTGGCATGACAATGGTTCT GTTCCTTTCTCGAACTGCTCTGTTGAATGTAAGGCGGGATATTCAAGGCAACCTGGAGGTTTTCATAGCTGCTGTTTTACTTGTAAAAAATGCCCGCCTAACACCTATGTGGATTCTTCTC ggGACCATTATACCTGTTTTCCTTGTGCAGAGGGTGAATGGTCTGATGAGGGCAGCTCAACATGTCAGACACGGACTATTGTCTATCCTCAGTTTACAGAAATCCTCTCCATCATTGTCATGGTTTCTGCTGCATGCCTAATTATTCTCCTTATTGCCATATTCTGTCTTTTTGCCTACAATTACGACACACCAGTGGTGAAGTCGGCTGGTGGCAGCATGTGTTTCCTCATGCTGACCAGTTTGATTTTGTCTAGCATAAGTGTGTTCTTTTTCTTTGGAAAACCCACATTTGTATTTTGCCTCCTGAGAAATGTCATATTTGAATATTTCTTCACTGTCTGTATTTCCTGTTTGACTGTCCGTTCCtttcaaattatttctgtttttaaaatggcTACTCAGTTCCCTAAGGTGTACAGTCTTTGGGTAAAACACAATGGCCAGTGGCTCTTCATTGCATTTGTTTCTTTCATGCATTTAATATCTTGTGTGATATGGATGACTGTCAATCCTGTCAAAGCCATTGCTGACTCATGGACTTTTAAAGACCAAATTATGCTCATCTGTGAGATGGGGAGCACTATATCATTTACCATAGTCATGTTTATAAGTTGGTTTATTGGTTTCTTGTGTCTCCTGTTTTCTTATATGGGAAGGGATCTACCGAAAAATTACAATGAGGCCAAATCAATAACCTTCAGTCTCATTTTGTACTATCTGACCTGGATTGCTTATTTCACAGCATACCTCTCTGTCAAAAGCAAATACATTATCATTTTGAATGCAGTGGCTCAGGTATCCAGTATAAATGGAATTCTCTTCAGTTATTTCATACCAAAATCTTACGTCATAATATTCCAACCACAAAAGAACACTCCTGCATACTTTCAAACTTCTATTCAGACATATACCCAAACAATTAGTAGGACCTAG